In Deinococcus psychrotolerans, the genomic window TGCTGGGCGTCCGCAAGGCGTCGGGCACCAATTCGGTCTCGGTGGCCGACAGCGTGCGGGCCAGCATGGAAAGCGTCAAGCTGCCGCAGGGTTACAGCCTGTCGCTCTCCGAAGACTCGACCCGCACCACCCGCGCCACCGTCAATGACACCTTCAAGGAATTTTTGATCGGGATCGCGGCGGTGGGCGTGGTCGTGCTGCTGTTCTTGGGGCGGCTCAACACCGTCTTCGCGGTGGTGCTGGCCATTCCCATCTCGATCAGCGCCGCGCCGCTGCTCTATAACCTCTTCGGCTTTACCTTCAACCTGATTTCACTGCTGGCCATCATCGTGGCCATCGGCATCGTGGTCGACGACTCCATCGTGGTGGCCGAGAACGTGCAGCGCTACCGCGACCTCGGCTATGACCGACTCAAATCGGTACTTTACGGCGGCTCGGAAGTGTTTAGCGCCGTTACCGCTGCCAGCTTTTCCTTGTTGGCCGTGCTGGTGCCGCTGAGCTTCATGCCGGGTATTCTGGGTCAATTTTTCCGGCAATTTGCCATCGGCCTGATCGCCGCGATTGCCCTGAGCTGGCTGGAATCGCTGCTGTTCCTGACCGTCCGGATGGCGTACACCAGTGACCCCGACCCGATTGGCTGGCCGCAGTTTGGCCGCTTGCTGGGAAGGTTTTCTGAAATCATCAAGTGGGGCTTTGCCCGCAAGACCTTGCTGAGCGCCTGGGGCATTCTCGGCCTGGTGGTGTTCGGTATCGGGCTGGCCGTGATCTCGCGTCAGGCCGGAACCGGGCCGGTCATCTTCGTGGCGCTGCTGCTCTACCCGCTGATTATCGGCGTCGTCCGCTACGTTTTGATGGTGCTGCTGGGCCTCCTCGAAGCTGTCACCACTACGCTGCACGGCATCGTCAACGGCGCAGTTATCCGACTCGCTCGCGCTTACGCCCGCAGCGTGGCGTGGGCCTTGCCGCGCAATTTGCTGATTATTTTGCTGGCAGTGGCGTTTCTCTTTACCATCGCCATTCCGATTGGCAAGGTGGGCTTTGCCTTCGTGCCCAAGAGCGACGGCGGCATTCTGACGGCCAGCTTGACGCTGCCGGTGGGCACCAGTCTGGATCAGACCAACCGCGCCGCCCGCAAGATGGAAAGCTATTTGCTGGCCCAAAGTGAAGTCAAACTGGTTTCGACCAGCGTGGGCAGCGGCTCGCTGCAAGGCACCGGGGCCAACGGCAGTGCCGTCACCGTCACCCTCATCGACAAAAAACTGCGCCCCGGCATCGACGATTTGGTGGCCAAGTACCAAGTCGGTATCAAAAAAGCGCTGGCGGGCGTGCCGCTCGACACCCTCAGCGTGGCCGCTCAGCAAAACGGCCCCGGCGGCTCGTCGGATATCAGCTTGGCGCTCAGCGCTCCCAACCAGAGCATTCTGGAAGCCAAAAACCGTGAGCTGATGCGTCAGCTCGGACAAGACGGCAACCTCAGCAGCGCGACCAGCAGCCTGAGCGCCACCCGTCAGGAGCGCAACTTCGTGCCGAATCAGGCTCAGCTGGTCGGCTCCGGCCTGACCACTTCGGACTTGGCGCAGGCGCTGAGAAGCTACAACGATGGCAGCAAAGCCGGGAGCCTGCGTGACGGCGACAACAGCGTGGACATCGTGGTCAAGCTCGATCCCAGTTTGCTGCAAACCGAGCAGTCGCTGCTCTCGCAGACGGTGTATTCCTCGGCATTGGGAGCCAACGTGCCGCTCTCCAGCCTCGGCAGCTTCCGGCTTCAGCAAGCGCCCGCGACCCTGAACCGCTTTAACAAGGCTTACACCGCCACCATCGACATCAACCTCAAAAAGGGCGGCCCCAACGCCTTTGCGTATCAGCAAACCATTGTGAGTAACGCCACCAAAGCGGGCATTCTCGGAAACGGAGTGGCGCTGGGCAATGCTTCGAGCTTCGGCTCGGCGGGCCTGACCGGCAACTTGGTGGTCTACGGCCCCGCCGTGCTGGTGCTGGCCATCCTCATGACCTACTTGGTGCTGGGCAGCCAGTTCAACTCGTTCCGTTACCCGCTGTACTTGCTGCTGCCGGTGCCGCTGGCTATCGTCGGCGCGGTCTGGACTCTCTTTTTCTTCAAGACCTCGCTGGACGTGATTACCATTCTGGGTATGGTGATCTTGCTGGGCCTCGCCACCAAAAACTCGATTCTGTACCTCGAATTCGTGGTGGAGCGCATGAAGCACCTGCCCATCAAGGAAGCGCTGATCGAAGCCGCCGAGTTGCGCTTCCGGCCCATCATCATGACGACCATCACCGTGCTGGTGATCTCCATTCCGCTGATCTTCGGCGGTGGCGAGGGTGCGGAATTTCGGCGCGGCTTGGGCATCGTGATCATGGGCGGTGTGATTACCGGCACACTGCTGACCTTCTATGTGGTGCCGAGCGTGTTTTACCGCTTCGAGCGCAACAGGCAACAGCC contains:
- a CDS encoding efflux RND transporter permease subunit gives rise to the protein MADQPKGDGGNLIGNMRSRMKARQEQSAAAESVNLSKGNRAAPTDSRSANTQPPVPHSSEPLPKINPAIRFSVSRYVFSIGVFVAVVLLGLLNTTRLGVELLPNFEVPILAVSTSYSGATPDQVDREISRKIEDAISTISGVSDIRSTSTSGQSAVIITFQDGTNIDSAANSVSQSVAAIRGTLPSDANAPIVQKFDPNAQPILTLALQGGTARAADVTTYASDVLVPRLQRVAGVADITVSGGPTRQIQVLIDPAKLQSYNLTPARLTQAISASALDLPAGSLTQNGNSIGFSTRNTPTSVQGVGRIIVDPQTGLTVSDVATVRDTSAAATSYARFNGQPAVLLGVRKASGTNSVSVADSVRASMESVKLPQGYSLSLSEDSTRTTRATVNDTFKEFLIGIAAVGVVVLLFLGRLNTVFAVVLAIPISISAAPLLYNLFGFTFNLISLLAIIVAIGIVVDDSIVVAENVQRYRDLGYDRLKSVLYGGSEVFSAVTAASFSLLAVLVPLSFMPGILGQFFRQFAIGLIAAIALSWLESLLFLTVRMAYTSDPDPIGWPQFGRLLGRFSEIIKWGFARKTLLSAWGILGLVVFGIGLAVISRQAGTGPVIFVALLLYPLIIGVVRYVLMVLLGLLEAVTTTLHGIVNGAVIRLARAYARSVAWALPRNLLIILLAVAFLFTIAIPIGKVGFAFVPKSDGGILTASLTLPVGTSLDQTNRAARKMESYLLAQSEVKLVSTSVGSGSLQGTGANGSAVTVTLIDKKLRPGIDDLVAKYQVGIKKALAGVPLDTLSVAAQQNGPGGSSDISLALSAPNQSILEAKNRELMRQLGQDGNLSSATSSLSATRQERNFVPNQAQLVGSGLTTSDLAQALRSYNDGSKAGSLRDGDNSVDIVVKLDPSLLQTEQSLLSQTVYSSALGANVPLSSLGSFRLQQAPATLNRFNKAYTATIDINLKKGGPNAFAYQQTIVSNATKAGILGNGVALGNASSFGSAGLTGNLVVYGPAVLVLAILMTYLVLGSQFNSFRYPLYLLLPVPLAIVGAVWTLFFFKTSLDVITILGMVILLGLATKNSILYLEFVVERMKHLPIKEALIEAAELRFRPIIMTTITVLVISIPLIFGGGEGAEFRRGLGIVIMGGVITGTLLTFYVVPSVFYRFERNRQQPREVQAEVLPSGIAPATD